From Kiritimatiellia bacterium, a single genomic window includes:
- the rsmA gene encoding 16S rRNA (adenine(1518)-N(6)/adenine(1519)-N(6))-dimethyltransferase RsmA, with protein sequence MNSTRPTEVRRWLAEANIRPSRRLGQNFLVDGNIARVAVSLAGLCPGDGVLEIGPGCGALTELLLAQHCRVTAVEVDRRLVDLLRQRFGASPRLALYCADALNADLGQWIREGFDVVVANLPYSVGTRILIRLFELHPPPRRLVVTLQREVVERLIAIPRAPSYGLLSIVAQHLYQISRPRVIPPSCFHPAPEVESALVRMDLRDAPLGDPVEIAPLVRRLKDVFGARRKQLRRALERANLHPEQLDHDDGWRRLGISPTDRPDALDPAKWTRLARALGVPPPRVGAGSCA encoded by the coding sequence ATGAACTCCACCCGTCCCACGGAGGTTCGACGGTGGCTCGCCGAGGCGAACATCCGCCCCTCGCGTCGACTTGGCCAAAACTTTCTCGTGGACGGGAACATCGCGCGGGTCGCAGTGAGCCTCGCCGGACTTTGCCCCGGCGACGGCGTGCTCGAGATCGGCCCGGGCTGCGGCGCGCTCACCGAACTGTTGCTCGCCCAGCACTGCCGGGTCACCGCCGTCGAGGTGGACCGCCGGCTTGTCGATCTTTTGCGCCAACGCTTCGGAGCTTCGCCCCGCCTCGCCCTCTACTGTGCGGACGCGCTGAACGCGGACCTCGGCCAATGGATCCGCGAGGGTTTTGATGTCGTCGTCGCGAACCTCCCCTACTCCGTCGGCACGCGCATTCTCATTCGGTTGTTCGAGCTGCACCCCCCGCCCCGGCGGTTGGTGGTGACCCTGCAGCGCGAGGTGGTGGAGCGGCTCATCGCCATTCCACGCGCTCCCTCGTACGGTCTGCTCTCGATCGTCGCACAGCACCTCTACCAGATTTCTCGGCCCCGAGTGATTCCGCCGTCGTGTTTCCATCCCGCACCCGAGGTGGAGTCGGCACTCGTGCGGATGGATCTGCGTGACGCACCCCTTGGTGATCCGGTCGAGATCGCCCCGCTGGTGCGCCGACTCAAAGACGTGTTCGGGGCACGCCGCAAACAGCTTCGCCGGGCGCTCGAGCGGGCGAATCTCCACCCTGAACAGCTCGACCACGACGACGGATGGCGGCGTCTTGGCATCTCGCCGACCGACCGGCCAGACGCACTGGACCCGGCGAAGTGGACGCGCCTGGCGCGCGCGCTGGGTGTGCCGCCACCCCGTGTGGGAGCCGGATCATGCGCGTGA
- a CDS encoding MBL fold metallo-hydrolase → MRVTFLGTGTSHGVPAIGCDCTVCRSPDPRNQRDRSSLYVQAISGDAVVVDATPEFRRQCLRCDVRRVDAVLLTHAHADHIMGLDDLRRFNELQGGPVPIFGAEATLAVVRRAFAYAFEREPIGPTRPALTLCPFPDGIIQIGPLHITPLPCRHGPFEIHGFLFESGGRRAAYFPDCNQLPDSTLARLSDLDLMILDGLRDEPHPTHFTLSESVEMLRRIGARRSFITHICHALEHETTCRRLPPGIEVPWDGLSLQL, encoded by the coding sequence ATGCGCGTGACCTTTCTGGGCACTGGCACCTCGCACGGCGTGCCGGCGATCGGTTGCGACTGCACCGTCTGCCGCTCCCCCGATCCCCGTAACCAGCGGGACCGGAGCAGCCTGTATGTTCAGGCGATCTCGGGCGATGCGGTGGTGGTGGACGCCACCCCCGAATTTCGCCGCCAGTGTCTTCGCTGCGACGTCCGGCGCGTTGATGCGGTGTTGCTCACCCACGCGCACGCGGACCACATCATGGGGCTCGATGACCTGCGTCGCTTCAACGAACTCCAGGGTGGTCCCGTGCCCATCTTCGGCGCCGAAGCCACGCTGGCGGTGGTGCGGCGGGCATTCGCGTATGCGTTCGAGCGCGAACCAATCGGCCCCACCCGCCCAGCGCTGACGCTATGTCCGTTCCCCGATGGCATCATTCAGATCGGCCCGCTGCACATCACGCCGTTGCCCTGCCGACACGGCCCATTCGAGATCCACGGCTTCCTCTTCGAAAGCGGCGGACGCCGTGCCGCCTACTTCCCGGACTGCAATCAGCTGCCCGACTCGACGCTCGCCCGGTTGTCCGATCTCGACCTCATGATTCTCGACGGCCTGCGGGATGAGCCGCACCCGACCCACTTCACCCTCTCGGAGTCTGTCGAGATGCTCCGCAGAATCGGTGCCCGCCGATCGTTCATCACCCATATTTGCCACGCGCTCGAGCACGAGACCACCTGCCGCCGCCTACCCCCCGGTATTGAGGTGCCGTGGGACGGGCTGTCTCTCCAGCTCTGA
- a CDS encoding GtrA family protein yields the protein MRLRIPWAWTGDLVRYAMAGITAAIADLTVYVLLNHFGWHPLAAHLVSRPVGGLVSFSVNRWWTFGGRRFAWTLAGQLWRYGLVWVGAYLTTELLIWIYLRWIPDRPVTVKVMAELTAGFIAFWVQRHWTYRGERAQPRR from the coding sequence ATGCGGCTGCGGATCCCTTGGGCATGGACGGGCGACCTGGTGCGGTACGCGATGGCTGGCATCACGGCCGCGATCGCGGACCTGACGGTGTATGTGCTGCTGAACCATTTCGGCTGGCATCCGCTGGCCGCGCATCTGGTCAGCCGGCCGGTCGGCGGGCTGGTGAGTTTCTCGGTGAACCGATGGTGGACGTTCGGTGGACGCCGCTTCGCGTGGACTCTGGCGGGGCAGTTGTGGCGCTACGGGTTGGTCTGGGTGGGGGCGTATCTGACCACCGAGCTGCTGATCTGGATCTATCTTCGATGGATCCCTGACCGGCCGGTGACGGTGAAGGTGATGGCGGAGCTGACCGCCGGATTCATCGCGTTCTGGGTGCAGCGGCATTGGACCTACCGCGGCGAGCGCGCGCAGCCACGGCGATGA
- the purD gene encoding phosphoribosylamine--glycine ligase → MKVLVVGGGGREHALVWRLSRDPLRPQILVAPGNAGTARLARNVPVDASDIAALTDLALREQPDLVIVGPEAPLCAGLADELRALHIPVFGPGRDGARIEGSKAFCKEILGAAGVPTARAQTFVRSDDAIAWIRRHGAPLVVKADGLAAGKGVTVCDTVEEAERAVCEALDRRVFGEAGEMVLVEERLVGEEVSVLALVDGERIVLLPSAQDHKRLADGDRGPNTGGMGAYSPAPVVADPEAAGLRTCIFEPVVRELRRRGIDYRGVLYAGLMITRDGPKVLEFNCRFGAPETQAILPRWEGPFLQPLLDCALGRLDPAPIRWRPDACVCVVLAAGGYPGTYRKGDPIEGIAEAERLPGVIVFHAGTALRDGRPVTAGGRVLGVTALGTDIREAVQRAYDAVACIRFPDAHYRRDIAARALARPAT, encoded by the coding sequence ATGAAGGTGTTGGTGGTCGGCGGCGGTGGACGCGAACACGCGCTGGTCTGGCGACTGTCGCGCGACCCGTTACGCCCCCAGATCCTTGTCGCGCCCGGCAACGCGGGCACCGCCCGGCTTGCTCGAAACGTCCCCGTGGACGCCTCCGACATCGCCGCCCTGACAGACTTGGCACTGCGCGAGCAGCCGGACCTCGTCATCGTGGGACCCGAGGCGCCCCTCTGCGCGGGGCTCGCCGACGAGCTGCGCGCTCTCCACATCCCGGTGTTCGGCCCCGGTCGCGACGGCGCACGAATTGAAGGCAGCAAAGCGTTCTGCAAGGAAATTCTAGGTGCCGCCGGTGTGCCCACCGCCCGAGCCCAAACGTTCGTGCGGTCCGACGACGCGATCGCATGGATCCGACGCCATGGCGCACCGTTGGTGGTCAAGGCGGACGGTCTGGCCGCCGGCAAGGGCGTCACCGTCTGCGACACCGTCGAGGAAGCGGAGCGGGCGGTGTGCGAGGCGCTCGACCGCCGCGTGTTCGGCGAAGCGGGAGAGATGGTTCTTGTCGAGGAGCGGCTGGTGGGCGAGGAGGTCTCTGTCCTCGCGCTGGTGGATGGCGAGCGCATCGTGCTGCTGCCGTCCGCGCAGGACCACAAGCGACTGGCAGATGGCGACCGCGGCCCCAACACCGGCGGCATGGGCGCCTACTCGCCCGCACCGGTTGTCGCCGACCCGGAGGCGGCGGGGTTGCGCACATGCATCTTCGAGCCGGTCGTCCGCGAACTTCGACGACGCGGGATCGACTATCGCGGCGTGCTCTACGCGGGGTTGATGATCACCCGCGACGGGCCCAAGGTGCTCGAGTTCAATTGCCGCTTTGGCGCCCCCGAGACCCAGGCGATCCTCCCACGATGGGAAGGCCCGTTTCTTCAGCCGCTGCTCGATTGTGCGCTCGGCCGTCTCGACCCTGCGCCGATCCGGTGGCGACCCGACGCGTGCGTGTGCGTGGTGCTCGCCGCCGGCGGTTATCCCGGCACGTACCGAAAAGGTGATCCGATCGAGGGAATCGCCGAGGCGGAGCGTTTGCCCGGCGTGATCGTGTTCCACGCCGGCACCGCGCTACGCGACGGCCGGCCCGTGACGGCCGGCGGACGCGTGCTGGGTGTCACCGCGCTCGGCACCGATATCCGCGAGGCGGTTCAGCGCGCGTACGACGCCGTCGCCTGCATTCGTTTTCCGGACGCGCACTACCGGCGGGACATCGCAGCCCGCGCCCTGGCCCGACCCGCCACCTGA
- a CDS encoding 5-(carboxyamino)imidazole ribonucleotide synthase: protein MSSTVEPGATIGVVGGGQLGRMMALAAARLGFRVRVLAPETDAPAAQVSAEHVCAQYEDPAGLERFARGLAAATYEFENLPLGAMAALAERVPLRPSPSVLAIAQHRIREKEFLQRHGIPVTPFRPVFCSEELPAAAAALGGRVVVKTSEWGYDGKGQTLYDGGEDPAAAWRRLSPRGPCIAERLIDLAGECSVIAARDVRGQLVLLGPFRNVHSRHILDTTTWSANDHSPEAATAREIARAAAEALDLTGLLCVEMFIATDGSIMVNELAPRPHNSGHLTIEALSISQFELQARLTAGWPAVEPLPRAPAAAMANLLGDLWAAGEPLWRRVLDDPAVTLHLYGKREPRPGRKMGHLTVLADTPTEALRRVVEVRRALVPRQ from the coding sequence ATGAGCTCGACCGTGGAGCCCGGCGCGACGATTGGAGTCGTTGGCGGCGGTCAGTTGGGGCGGATGATGGCGCTGGCCGCCGCGCGGCTGGGGTTCCGCGTGCGCGTGTTGGCGCCCGAAACCGACGCGCCGGCTGCGCAGGTTTCCGCCGAACATGTCTGCGCCCAGTACGAGGACCCGGCCGGACTCGAAAGGTTCGCGCGCGGGCTCGCTGCGGCAACGTACGAGTTTGAGAATCTCCCGTTGGGAGCGATGGCCGCACTGGCGGAACGTGTGCCGCTGCGGCCGTCGCCCTCGGTGCTGGCGATCGCGCAGCACCGGATCCGCGAGAAAGAGTTCTTGCAGCGGCATGGGATTCCGGTGACGCCATTCCGGCCGGTCTTCTGTAGCGAGGAGCTGCCGGCCGCCGCCGCTGCGCTGGGTGGCCGGGTCGTGGTGAAGACCAGCGAATGGGGATATGACGGGAAAGGACAGACGCTGTATGACGGCGGCGAGGATCCCGCGGCGGCGTGGCGACGACTTTCTCCCCGGGGCCCCTGCATCGCGGAACGCCTCATCGATCTGGCCGGTGAGTGTTCGGTGATCGCGGCGCGGGACGTTCGTGGCCAACTGGTGCTGCTGGGGCCGTTTCGCAATGTGCACAGCCGACACATCCTTGACACCACGACGTGGTCCGCGAACGACCATTCGCCCGAGGCCGCCACCGCTCGGGAGATCGCGCGCGCCGCGGCGGAGGCGTTGGACCTCACCGGTTTGCTCTGCGTGGAGATGTTCATCGCGACGGATGGTAGCATCATGGTGAATGAGCTCGCGCCACGTCCGCACAACTCCGGGCATCTGACGATTGAAGCGCTCTCGATCAGTCAGTTTGAGCTGCAGGCGCGATTGACGGCCGGGTGGCCGGCGGTCGAACCCTTGCCGCGCGCCCCGGCCGCCGCGATGGCGAATCTGCTGGGGGATCTGTGGGCGGCGGGCGAACCGCTCTGGCGGCGGGTGCTGGACGACCCGGCGGTCACCTTGCACCTCTACGGTAAGCGCGAGCCGCGCCCTGGCCGCAAGATGGGCCATCTGACGGTATTGGCCGATACGCCGACGGAGGCGCTGCGGCGGGTGGTGGAGGTGCGGCGAGCTCTGGTACCGCGGCAGTGA
- the purE gene encoding 5-(carboxyamino)imidazole ribonucleotide mutase — translation MQSTAAENGLAAPPLVGVVMGSRSDWETMRHAAATLRELQIPYEARVVSAHRTPLWMAEYGREAERRGLRVLIAGAGGAAHLPGMLASHTILPVIGVPVQTRALQGLDSLLSIVQMPAGVPVGTVAIGEAGARNAALLAAAILSLGDPALRERWRAFREAQTRAVLESGPLEE, via the coding sequence ATGCAGAGTACGGCTGCGGAGAACGGTTTGGCAGCACCGCCGCTGGTCGGCGTGGTGATGGGCAGCCGCTCGGACTGGGAGACGATGCGGCACGCGGCGGCGACGCTGCGAGAGCTGCAGATTCCCTATGAGGCGCGGGTGGTGTCCGCGCACCGCACACCGCTGTGGATGGCGGAGTATGGCCGCGAGGCGGAGCGGCGCGGTCTGCGCGTTTTGATTGCGGGGGCGGGTGGTGCGGCGCATCTGCCGGGCATGTTGGCGTCGCATACGATCTTGCCCGTGATCGGGGTGCCAGTGCAGACGCGCGCGCTGCAAGGGTTGGACTCGCTGCTGTCGATTGTGCAGATGCCGGCGGGTGTGCCGGTGGGCACCGTTGCGATTGGCGAGGCGGGCGCGCGCAATGCCGCGCTGCTGGCGGCCGCGATTCTCTCGTTGGGCGACCCGGCGCTGCGCGAACGCTGGCGCGCGTTTCGGGAGGCGCAGACGCGCGCGGTGCTGGAAAGCGGCCCGCTCGAGGAATGA